Within Pelorhabdus rhamnosifermentans, the genomic segment CAATATCGGCGGCAACCTCAATATTACCAGTTTGCAGGATATTGATAACTACAACGCGAAGAATCAAAACAGCGGAATCGGCATTAGCAGCGGTCACACAGGCGGGGTAACGGGTTTCCTAGGCAAAGGCAAAACAGATTCCAATTATAATAGCGTTACCGAACAGGCAGGCATCTTTGCAGGCAAAGACGGCT encodes:
- a CDS encoding hemagglutinin repeat-containing protein, coding for MSLTSGKDASITGSQVNGTKVVANIGGNLNITSLQDIDNYNAKNQNSGIGISSGHTGGVTGFLGKGKTDSNYNSVTEQAGIFAGKDG